The DNA sequence TAATTCGCCATTTCCCTGATATCGCCGATCTCTAATCGGTGCAACTGACGGGGTGCTCTTTTCAAGCTTTAATTATATTGTACAGTGCCACAGTGTTAAACCGTCTCTGTCAATTACCTAGTTAATAGCATATCTCCCCGTCCAGGTTATATCAACAATCTTCCTCCCGTGTACACACTACTTACCTCGGAGCTACGATGCCACCCCACACTGGGAGAGCGAATGGcagccttgatgatgatgactacGTTGCGCAAGTCCTCGCAAATGAAGCGCGAGACAGTTCGCTAAAGTACTCTGCCCTGGGGATGGGTGCTTATATGCCGAAGAGGTTAGTAGCCACTTCCCTGtctcaaatccaccaaagctgACGAGTAGCCATTGCAGGCCTACAGGTGCTGCTCCTAAACCGAATACGCGATTCTTGAGACACATCATAAAAGAAACAGACAATCACAATTCCGCATTGAAgcgaaaggaagagagggaagctAGAGAACGAATGCGACAGCTACGGAACCAGccagcttcttcatcaaaCGATTCAAGAAAAGATCCTCATAGCCGTCAACCCCGATCAGACGATCGCAAATCGCACAGGGACAGAAAATACGACCGTGAAGATAGACATAACTCCTATCGGCGAAGGCATAGAAGCCGCTCGGCTTCGGCGGACAGAGATCGCTCCCATCGACATCGGCGGAGGCGTGATTCCTacggcgaggatgaagatcgaCACAGATCTTCGCGAAGAAGTCGTCGGCACCGTTCCTATTCCAGGTCGCGCAGTCGATCCCCGCAAGAGGATCGAGTAACGAAGTCTCGCAGTCGCCACCATCGGCAACGGAGGCGCTCGAGGTCACCTTCAAGGTCTCGGTCTCGATCGCTTAGTTCGAATGATAGACGCAAACGTAGAGATCGTGAGCAATGTTCCCCAGAGAGGAGTTCTACGAGTAAAGTCAAGGCATCATCGCCGCTGCACCCGGTAGCTATTCAAGATCAACAGCCAGGATATGAATCAGACCCTCTTGAGGACCTTGTTGGGCCCCTGCCTCCGCAGGCAACTAATTCTACTGGTGCAGCACCGATTCGTTCTCGAGGACGGGGTGCCTACAGACCCAACATGAGCAACATTGACGCACATTTCGCCCCGGACTACGACCCTACTTTGGATGTGCAACtagaagatgacgacgagaatGCTAGTGGCAAGCCCAGCCGCCGCCCTGTGGCCGGCCTTATGACCGGAGATGATGATTGGGAGCTCGCTCTCGAAGCAGTCCGTGACCGAGCCCGTTGGAAGCAAAGAGGCGAGGACAGATTGCGCGAAGCTGGTTTCGATGACACTTTTGTGAAGCAGTGGAAAAGCAACACTACGCCTACCACCGGCGATTCTGAGGGTAGATTAGAGGATGTGAAGTGGTCCAAGAAAGGCGAAGGTCGAGAATGGGACCGCGGAAAGTATGTCAATGAGGATGGGCATATTGATGTTAAGGCTTCTTGGTAGTGAAGTCCATAAAATAAACGTGAATTGGGTTTGGCGTCTGGAAGCTGGTATTATTACCATTGGggattctcttttttgtGTAGTAAATACTTTTACACATCCAGTATTTGATCATGAATAACGATGAGATGAACAGCATACATGCATGAGCCATCCCCCTCTTATACCGCGATCATCTTAGCCTACAGAAAAATATATAACGAGGCCCCATAACAGACCAACTAAACGAACACCATGCAGAATATTCTACTTCTACACAAACCTTAAGTCAAATTAACAACCGCAAACCAACTCACCAACCTAAAATAGACCGACAAACGACAAAcatccaaaaaaaaagttgcCAAAAAGAGTCTAGATCTGATAAGATCCCAGATCCATCAACACGCCAAGAAAACCTTCTATTCCGCGTTTTTGTCAAAGTGCGGAACGAACCCCATCCATTTCTAATTAATTCCCAATATCACAAGAAATCCACATAATCACATCATTGGAATATATCAGCAATTCAGAAACTGATTACTtacaagaaattgatttaTTACTAAATACATACTACCTTATAATCTACCTGCCCCAATATCTTATAATAAGCCGTGTATAGTGGACCGGTTATTAAGATCCCCCTCCCTGCGATCTATATCTACGTACTTCCCCTCTTTACTCGCCCCtcatattttcctttctgcgACCCGGGAGTTTCAACGATTCAACGCAATGACTGATCAATTTGCTTTTGATTATCCCTCGCCTTTGAAGGGGTATGAGGGTTTGGAGCCGCTGCCTGtgtatg is a window from the Aspergillus oryzae RIB40 DNA, chromosome 6 genome containing:
- a CDS encoding uncharacterized protein (predicted protein) is translated as MPPHTGRANGSLDDDDYVAQVLANEARDSSLKYSALGMGAYMPKRPTGAAPKPNTRFLRHIIKETDNHNSALKRKEEREARERMRQLRNQPASSSNDSRKDPHSRQPRSDDRKSHRDRKYDREDRHNSYRRRHRSRSASADRDRSHRHRRRRDSYGEDEDRHRSSRRSRRHRSYSRSRSRSPQEDRVTKSRSRHHRQRRRSRSPSRSRSRSLSSNDRRKRRDREQCSPERSSTSKVKASSPLHPVAIQDQQPGYESDPLEDLVGPLPPQATNSTGAAPIRSRGRGAYRPNMSNIDAHFAPDYDPTLDVQLEDDDENASGKPSRRPVAGLMTGDDDWELALEAVRDRARWKQRGEDRLREAGFDDTFVKQWKSNTTPTTGDSEGRLEDVKWSKKGEGREWDRGKYVNEDGHIDVKASW